CGCCTTCGCGCCCTTCACCAAGTCGGCGGCGATATCGCTGTAATAGGGCGACACCACGATCAGTACCTTCACGGGCGCGTCGAATTCCGGCGCAGGCAGGACGGTGTGTTCTTCCGAGGCGGCCATGGCTTATTCCTTTGTGATCGGGCGGTGGCCCACGATTTTCAGATCGTAGGCTTCAAGCCCGGTGTATTTGGTCTGCGGATTGTCGGTCAGCAGGATCAGCTCGTGAACGCCCATTTCCGCAAGGATCTGCGCGCCAAGACCGGTGCGCTTGATGGTGCGGGGTGCGTCGTCTTCGTCGTCGAGCCGCAGTCGCGGGTTCGGCTCGCGGAACAGCAGGACCGCACCGCGCCCCTCTTTCTCGATGATCCGCATGGCGCGGGGCAGCTCGTCCGGAGCGGACGGGCCCAGCCCCAGCACGTCTTCAAGCGCGTTCAGCGCATGGGTCCGGGTCAGCACGGGCTTTCCGTCGCCGATATCGCCCTTCGACAGCACGACGTGGTCGGTGCCCGAAATCTGGTCCTGAAAGACGCGCATGCGCCAGTCGCCACCATAGGCCGAAGTCACTTCGCGGTCATCGCGGACCATCAGCATGTTGTCGTGCTTGTTCCGGTAGGCGATGAGATCGCTGATCGTGCCGATTTTCAGGTCGTGCTGCTTGGCGAAGGTCACCAGATCGGGCAGCCGCGCCATGGTGCCATCGTCCTTCATGATCTCGCAGATCACACCGGCGGGTTTCAGTCCCGCCAGCCGCGAGATATCGACCGAGGCCTCCGTATGGCCGGCGCGCACCAGCACGCCGCCGTCACGGGCGCGCAGCGGGAACACGTGGCCCGGTGTGGCGATGTCTGCGGCGGTGTTCTGTTCGTTGATCGCAACGGCGACGGTCAGCGCCCTGTCCGCGGCCGAGATGCCGGTGCTGACACCCTCGCGCGCCTCGATGCTGACGGTGAACGCGGTTTCATGGCGCGAGGAATTGTTCGTGGCCATCATCGGCAGTTCCAGCGCGTTCACCCGCGCCTGCGTCATCGGCAGGCAGATCAGGCCGCGCCCGTGGGTCGCCATGAAATTGATCGCCTCGGCATCCGCGAATTCCGCCGCGATCACCAGATCACCCTCGTTCTCGCGGTCCTCGTGATCGACAAGAATATACATCTTGCCCTGACGCGCCTCCTCGATGATCTCTTCGATCGGTGAGATGGCGCTTGCCAGCTCTTCCTCGACGGGTCCGGGTGTTTCGAAATTCATGCTGTCTCCTTCGGAGCGCTTTGACGCCGGTGCGCGCTGACGCGCCACACCGGCAAATTGTTCAGGTCATCTCTGCCAGCCGCGCGACATAGCGCGCAAGCGTATCGATTTCCAGATTGATGCGGTCGCCGACGGCGACATCGCCCCACGTTGTCACCGTTTTGGTGTGCGGGATGAAATTGATGCCGAAATCGCAGCCGTCGACCTCGTTCACGGTCAGCGATGTCCCGTTCAGCGCCACCGAGCCTTTGGGCGCGATGAAACGTGCCAGTGATGCGGGCGCGCGCAGGGTCACGCGGGTGCTGTCGCCCTCGTCATGCATCGCGACCACCTCGGCCACGCCGTCGACGTGGCCCGATACGATATGTCCGCCCAGTTCGTCGCCCACTTTCAGGGCCCTCTCGAGGTTCACCCGCCGCCCCTCGCGCCAGTCGCCCAGATTGGTCAGATCGACGGTTTCCGCGCTGACCTGTACCTCGTACCAGTCCGGGCCCAGATCTACCACGGTCAGGCAGACGCCGTCGCTTGCGATGGACGCGCCCATGTCGATCCTGGATGTATCATAACCGCAGCGGATGCGTACGCGCAGGTCGCCTTCCTGCTGCAGGGACGTTATGGTTCCTACATCGGTGACAATCCCCGTGAACATGGCTTTCCTTCCGGTCATGATGGACCACGGCGCACTGCACGCCGGGTCATAATTTGGACAGAGTTTTGAGACTAAATAAGCCCGACCGCAACCAAAGAAAGCCCCCCATGCCCTCGTCGAGCCCTGACAAGCGGGTGTTTCTGTTCCTGCAAGGGCCGCACGGGCCCTTCTTCAACCGGCTTGGCCGGATGTTGCGCGCGGCTGGCAGCGAGGTATGGCGCGTGGGCTTCAACGCCGGTGACCGTGCGTTCTGGTTCCATTCGAGCAGCTATATCCCCTTTCGCGGCACTGTAGAAGACTGGCCCGGCACCTTCGCGGCCCTCCTGCGCGACAAGGGCGTGACGGACATCGTCCTTTACGGCGACACGCGCCCCATCCACGCCGAGGCCGTGGCACAGGCCCGCGCAAGCGGACTTTGCGTGCACGTCTTCGAAGAAGGCTACATGCGGCCCTACTGGATCACCTACGAGCGGGGCGGCACGAACGGCAATTCGCGCCTGATGGAAATGAGCATCCCGCAGATGCAAAAGGCGCTGGAGAAATCCGACATGGAGGCGCCCCTGCCCCCCGGCCACTGGGGCGACATGCGACAGCATGTCTTCTACGGCGCGCTCTATCACTGGTTCGTCATGTTTAGAAACGGCGATTACCGCAATTTCCGCCCCCACCGCGACCTGCCGGTCACCAAGGAATTCCAGCTCTATCTCAAGCGGTTGCTGTTGATGCCGTGGCAGGCGATCGAAAGGCGTCTGGCCACCCTGCGCATCCGGCTGAGCGGTTTTCCCTACCACCTGGCCTTGCTGCAACTGGAGCACGACAGTTCGTTCCAGATGCATTCGCCCTTCGACAGCATGAGCGATTTTCTCAAGCTGGTGGTGGACGGTTTCGCCGATGGCGCGCCGCAGCATCACCACCTCGTGGTCAAGGCGCACCCGCTGGAAGACGGCCGCGTGCCGGTGCGGCGCGTGCTGCGCAAGCTCGCGCGCGAGCGCGGCATCGGCGACCGCGTGCACTTCGTGCGCGGCGGCAAGCTGGCGCAGCTTCTCAACGATGCGCGCACTGCCGTGACGGTGAATTCGACCGCCGGCCAGCAGGTGCTGTGGCGCGGCATTCCACTGAAGGTGTTCGGTCGCGCGGTCTATGCGAAACCCGAATTCGTGTCAGACCAGCCGCTGACCGACTTCTTTTCCGCAGCGTCGCGTCCCGACAACCGCGCCTACAAGGATTTCCGCCGGTATCTCCTTGAAACA
Above is a genomic segment from Sulfitobacter sp. HNIBRBA3233 containing:
- a CDS encoding capsule biosynthesis protein; translation: MPSSSPDKRVFLFLQGPHGPFFNRLGRMLRAAGSEVWRVGFNAGDRAFWFHSSSYIPFRGTVEDWPGTFAALLRDKGVTDIVLYGDTRPIHAEAVAQARASGLCVHVFEEGYMRPYWITYERGGTNGNSRLMEMSIPQMQKALEKSDMEAPLPPGHWGDMRQHVFYGALYHWFVMFRNGDYRNFRPHRDLPVTKEFQLYLKRLLLMPWQAIERRLATLRIRLSGFPYHLALLQLEHDSSFQMHSPFDSMSDFLKLVVDGFADGAPQHHHLVVKAHPLEDGRVPVRRVLRKLARERGIGDRVHFVRGGKLAQLLNDARTAVTVNSTAGQQVLWRGIPLKVFGRAVYAKPEFVSDQPLTDFFSAASRPDNRAYKDFRRYLLETSQLPGGFYSARGRRQLMRQVVDMMLSPDDPYDALDHGTAAPRQQLRVVK
- the ribB gene encoding 3,4-dihydroxy-2-butanone-4-phosphate synthase; the protein is MNFETPGPVEEELASAISPIEEIIEEARQGKMYILVDHEDRENEGDLVIAAEFADAEAINFMATHGRGLICLPMTQARVNALELPMMATNNSSRHETAFTVSIEAREGVSTGISAADRALTVAVAINEQNTAADIATPGHVFPLRARDGGVLVRAGHTEASVDISRLAGLKPAGVICEIMKDDGTMARLPDLVTFAKQHDLKIGTISDLIAYRNKHDNMLMVRDDREVTSAYGGDWRMRVFQDQISGTDHVVLSKGDIGDGKPVLTRTHALNALEDVLGLGPSAPDELPRAMRIIEKEGRGAVLLFREPNPRLRLDDEDDAPRTIKRTGLGAQILAEMGVHELILLTDNPQTKYTGLEAYDLKIVGHRPITKE
- a CDS encoding riboflavin synthase, which encodes MFTGIVTDVGTITSLQQEGDLRVRIRCGYDTSRIDMGASIASDGVCLTVVDLGPDWYEVQVSAETVDLTNLGDWREGRRVNLERALKVGDELGGHIVSGHVDGVAEVVAMHDEGDSTRVTLRAPASLARFIAPKGSVALNGTSLTVNEVDGCDFGINFIPHTKTVTTWGDVAVGDRINLEIDTLARYVARLAEMT